The proteins below come from a single Aegilops tauschii subsp. strangulata cultivar AL8/78 chromosome 6, Aet v6.0, whole genome shotgun sequence genomic window:
- the LOC109773531 gene encoding subtilisin-like protease SBT1.4 has translation MELLRPFAAVCVLLGFVVAAAAMAAMEVESETVSSYIVHVAAAHAPRLPRRGLLATRAYGAFLRDQLPVELSSPAPRVLYSYAHAATGFAAQLTGRQAAQLASSGSVLAVVPDVMQQLHTTLTPSFLGLSPSSRLLKVSNGATDVIIGVIDTGVYPEGRKSFAADPSLPPPPSKFRGRCVSGPSFNASALCNNKLVGAKFFHMGLEAARGRALGEDSLSPLDTNGHGTHTSSTAGGSPAADAGFFDYAGGKAVGMAPGARIAVYKACWDEGCASSDILAAFDEAITDRVDVISVSLGDTGLADNFYSDTTAVGAFRAVNKGIVVSASAGNSGPGDSTAVNIAPWFLTVGASTLNRRFPGDVILGNGETFTGTTLYAGEPLGATKLPLVYGGDVGSKVCEEGKLKPTKVAGKIVFCELGVTAQAAKGQAVKLAGGAGAILTGAKEDGEQVITSPHVHPATDVPFAAAEKIKKYIRTQTSPTATIVFRGTVVGSTPPSPRMASFSSRGPNFRAPEILKPDVTAPGVDILAAWTGANSPSELDFDTRRVKYNIISGTSMSCPHVSGIVALLRQARPEWSPAAIKSALMTTAQNVDNAGGVIGDMSTGEASTPFARGAGHIDPNSAVDPGLVYDAGTEDYITFLCALGYTAKQVAVFGSSTSCSTHAGSSVGDHNYPAFSVVFTSNKKKAVVTQRRVVRNVGSDATTTYRVKITAPDGVLVTVSPETLRFSATQKTQGYVVTFAREIGGSVTEKYTFGSIEWSDGEHTVTSPIAVTWPTNQVEEM, from the coding sequence ATGGAGCTCCTCAGACCATTCGCGGCCGTGTGCGTCCTGCTTGGCTTCGTCGTCGccgcggcggcgatggcggccaTGGAGGTGGAGAGCGAGACGGTGTCCTCCTACATCGTGCACGTCGCGGCCGCGCACGCGCCACGGCTGCCGCGCCGCGGCCTGCTGGCCACGCGGGCGTATGGTGCGTTCTTGCGCGATCAACTCCCCGTCGAGCTGTCCAGCCCGGCGCCTAGGGTGCTCTACTCCTACGCGCACGCCGCCACGGGCTTCGCGGCGCAGCTCACGGGCCGCCAGGCCGCGCAGCTCGCGTCATCGGGCTCCGTGCTCGCCGTCGTGCCCGACGTGATGCAGCAGCTGCACACCACCCTGACGCCGTCCTTCCTCGGCCTCTCGCCGTCCTCCAGGCTGCTCAAGGTGTCCAACGGCGCCACGGACGTCATCATCGGGGTGATCGACACCGGCGTCTACCCGGAAGGCCGCAAATCGTTCGCCGCCGACCCCTCGCTGCCCCCGCCGCCCAGCAAGTTCCGCGGTCGGTGCGTCTCCGGTCCGTCGTTCAACGCCTCGGCGCTCTGCAACAACAAACTCGTCGGCGCCAAGTTCTTCCACATGGGGCTTGAGGCTGCACGCGGCCGTGCCCTCGGCGAGGACTCGTTGTCGCCGCTCGACACCAACGGCCATGGCACCCACACTTCCTCCACCGCCGGCGGCTCGCCTGCCGCGGACGCCGGCTTCTTCGACTACGCCGGAGGAAAAGCCGTCGGCATGGCCCCGGGCGCACGCATTGCCGTCTACAAAGCGTGCTGGGATGAAGGGTGCGCGAGCTCTGACATCCTCGCCGCATTTGACGAGGCCATCACAGACCGTGTCGACGTCATCTCCGTCTCGCTCGGCGACACCGGCCTGGCCGACAACTTTTACAGCGATACAACCGCGGTGGGCGCGTTCCGCGCCGTCAACAAGGGCATCGTCGTCTCCGCCTCCGCAGGAAATTCTGGCCCCGGCGACTCCACCGCCGTGAACATCGCGCCGTGGTTCTTGACAGTTGGCGCGTCCACACTCAACCGCCGATTCCCAGGCGACGTCATTCTCGGCAACGGCGAGACCTTCACGGGCACTACTCTTTACGCCGGCGAGCCGCTCGGCGCGACCAAGCTACCGCTGGTCTACGGAGGGGACGTGGGCTCCAAAGTGTGCGAAGAGGGGAAGTTGAAACCCACCAAGGTAGCCGGGAAGATTGTTTTCTGCGAACTGGGTGTAACTGCCCAAGCAGCGAAAGGACAAGCCGTCAAGCTCGCCGGTGGCGCCGGAGCAATCCTCACCGGCGCCAAAGAAGACGGCGAGCAGGTGATCACCAGCCCCCATGTCCACCCGGCCACGGACGTCCCATTCGCTGCCGCCGAGAAGATTAAAAAGTATATACGCACGCAAACTTCCCCTACTGCGACGATCGTCTTCCGCGGCACCGTGGTAGGCTCGACGCCTCCTTCCCCTAGAATGGCGTCCTTCTCGAGCCGCGGGCCGAACTTCCGCGCGCCGGAGATCCTCAAGCCGGACGTGACCGCGCCTGGTGTGGACATCCTCGCTGCTTGGACGGGCGCCAACTCGCCGTCGGAGCTCGACTTTGACACGAGGCGAGTGAAGTACAACATCATATCCGGCACGTCCATGTCATGCCCGCATGTGAGCGGCATCGTCGCGCTGCTCCGGCAGGCGAGGCCGGAGTGGAGCCCCGCCGCGATCAAGTCCGCTCTGATGACCACCGCGCAAAACGTGGACAACGCCGGGGGCGTGATCGGAGACATGTCCACCGGCGAGGCGTCCACGCCGTTCGCGCGCGGGGCCGGACACATCGACCCCAATAGTGCCGTCGACCCGGGCCTCGTGTACGATGCCGGCACGGAGGACTACATCACCTTCCTGTGCGCGCTCGGCTACACGGCCAAGCAGGTCGCCGTGTTCGGCTCGTCCACCAGCTGCTCGACGCACGCGGGTTCCTCCGTGGGCGACCACAACTACCCGGCCTTCTCGGTGGTGTTCACCTCGAACAAAAAAAAGGCGGTTGTCACACAGCGCCGCGTCGTGCGCAACGTCGGCAGCGACGCCACGACTACGTACCGGGTCAAGATTACCGCCCCGGACGGCGTGCTCGTCACGGTGAGCCCCGAGACGTTGCGGTTCAGTGCGACGCAGAAGACGCAGGGGTATGTGGTCACCTTCGCGCGGGAAATCGGCGGGAGCGTCACGGAGAAGTACACGTTTGGGTCGATTGAGTGGAGCGACGGCGAACACACGGTCACGAGCCCCATCGCCGTCACTTGGCCGACGAACCAGGTTGAGGAGATGTGA